The sequence below is a genomic window from Oreochromis niloticus isolate F11D_XX linkage group LG3, O_niloticus_UMD_NMBU, whole genome shotgun sequence.
CAATTTCCTCGTCGTTACTATCACTTTTATTCTCACCATCAGATGTCTCTATGATTAGGTTACCATCTAGCTCTTCATTACTCTCGTCACTTTTTTTACTTGACTGAGACAGTGGAGATGGTAACTCATTTTGAACAGGGCTAGACTGGTTATCCTGATCATCCACTTGTGGGTTGTCCAATCCAAACGAAACTGGGAGTGGCAGTGGGACTGCCGTCGGGGGagggggaagaggaggagagggaagaggaggagagaggggggGCTCTCTCACCTGGTTATTCACGGGGGGATCCATAACTTGAGAAGGATCCTCCAAAGAAGGGAAATCCATGGTGTCAGAAGGTCGAGGTTGTTGGGAAGATTTCAGTATATTCACAAAGGACTTGGGGCATTTAAAGAAAGTGTGCCCTTTCGCACCACAGAGGGAGCACTCACTTTCATTTAGACAAATTTTAGCCTTGTGGCCCAACTCACCACATTTCCAACATTTAATAGTGGAGCATTCTCTCGCCTGGTGGTCTGGATCTTGGCAGATGAAGCACCTCACCGTTTGGCCAGGATAGATAATCCTGCCATTATAGGGGCCCAACGAGATGGAATTAGGGATGGAGATAATatgtccagcttcatctctacGCATCCGAACTTTGTACTTTCGTACTCCATACCAGAGGCCGAATTTATCCACTGGCTTGACTGGGGGTTGAAGAATCTCGCAGTACCTTTTAAGATATAGCTCGATATCTTGGTCTGGAATCCTTCCAGTCCAGAATTTGACAACAAGAGTCACTACCTCTACCTGGACAGAAGATTCCACTTGCCAGTCTTTCCATTTCGGATGTGATGCGTTGGAGAGAGAGATCTCTAAGAAGCGACGTAAAGGCGCCTCTTGGGTGAAACACAGCTCAAAATCCCGTTTACTGGGCAGAGCAATGAAAGAGTATATGTCCTGCACATTCAGCCATGATGTTTGTAATAACAGCTCTTCAGCAACATAATCACGGGTCGGGGGGTCCCCGTTTCCGATGTACTTCAATCTCACCCATAGATTGCTGAAGTTTGAAGCAAACGATAGTGGGGCATACGGGGGCATGGTTACATAACTACTAATAACCTCCGGTTTTTCCGCGACCACTCATTTTGATGCTATCTTCTTTAGAGTATCAACACTGAAAGGAAATGTGGTCCGATCTGCTCAAAGCCTCGCTTATATTTCCGCGGAGCGCGGGCAGCTTCGTCACGCACCAATCGCAGAGAGGCTTGCGGCAGCGCGCAAATTCAATGCAGCTTTTCTCCAATGAGCGGCACACTGAGGCGGGGCGGTGCTCCTCTGAACGGGGCTGAGCACCACGTGGAGCCCCTCTCCAATCACGAGCCGGAGCGGCACCGCGTCACATCCTGTCACACACTTTAAGAGCAGCGAGTCTCCTGTAGTTACTACATTTTCTGCTGTTAGCACAGGGAaagcaaagagagaaagaatggcAAGAACCAAGCAGACCGCTCGCAAGTCTACTGGCGGCAAAGCTCCCAGGAAGCAGCTGGCCACCAAGGCCGCTCGTAAGAGCGCCCCGGCCACCGGAGGCGTCAAGAAGCCTCACCGTTACAGGCCCGGTACCGTGGCTCTGCGTGAGATCCGCCGTTACCAGAAATCCACCGAGCTGCTGATCCGCAAGCTGCCCTTCCAGCGCCTGGTCCGCGAGATCGCCCAGGACTTCAAGACCGACCTGCGCTTCCAGAGCTCTGCTGTCATGGCTCTGCAGGAGGCCAGCGAGGCTTACCTGGTCGGACTCTTCGAGGACACCAACCTGTGCGCCATCCACGCCAAGAGGGTCACCATCATGCCCAAAGACATCCAGCTGGCTCGTCGCATCCGCGGAGAGAGAGCTTAAGCTACACGCTCTCCTACAAACAACGGCTCTTTTCAGAGCCACCTCACTCACACCAAGAGCTCGCTCCTTTCTTACTGTTATATCAATATTATTCTCTACAAACTACAGTCGGCATCAACATTGAATTCACCTATTTCAGTTACCAAACTCTGAATTAATTTGTAGCATGAACTGTTGCATTCATAAACGCCTCACTCCTTTACTCATTCACCCCCCCCCaagctcatcacattggagTGGTTTGTGCTAAGCTATATTATAGACCCCTGTGCTCCTAAGTACCTTTGCAAAACTcctgtttaaatgtgttataaAAAGCTATAGACATGACAATaagctttttattattgtttaatctgcactggtcactccactttgttattgatatttatatttaaaaagtgcgatactgtaattttctgctgctcattcctgtgcaatatcccatctgcccCTGCCCCCCCggtcatatttcttttcaagattttcttatctaatcactagtgtacatatatttatatttatagatacatatatatttagtcatcttttctcttttaccacatctctctaatattttgctctttactctttttctatttatttttattattatttttattttattttattatattttcttctaCTGTACCATGCTGCTGAGTGACCTCTGCTcgttaaacacatttcattgctatgttgaccctgtgctaacttgcatatgacaaataaaactgaaactgaaaagaaaactgaaataagCCTAACATGAATCTGACTTATTTTTAATAGTtcaggtgctttttttttccttcccaaaatatattatttaaaattttacacAATTCTGTGAAGTAACTTTAAGGATGGAAACAGTATC
It includes:
- the LOC112843455 gene encoding uncharacterized protein LOC112843455, with translation MPPYAPLSFASNFSNLWVRLKYIGNGDPPTRDYVAEELLLQTSWLNVQDIYSFIALPSKRDFELCFTQEAPLRRFLEISLSNASHPKWKDWQVESSVQVEVVTLVVKFWTGRIPDQDIELYLKRYCEILQPPVKPVDKFGLWYGVRKYKVRMRRDEAGHIISIPNSISLGPYNGRIIYPGQTVRCFICQDPDHQARECSTIKCWKCGELGHKAKICLNESECSLCGAKGHTFFKCPKSFVNILKSSQQPRPSDTMDFPSLEDPSQVMDPPVNNQVREPPLSPPLPSPPLPPPPTAVPLPLPVSFGLDNPQVDDQDNQSSPVQNELPSPLSQSSKKSDESNEELDGNLIIETSDGENKSDSNDEEIDSEQTPEDDGDSEDHGSFPLTEAASLALASLPEETKGKRKTFFSGSHPALDELVNEDTRGGRKRSVSASSCGRDKRKDNRPSPPSAEKTNNGPETWESFPLERIETVSFKSALWTRMLDSPPCFSFFLNEWCVIMVLYMSLYVYVHFICNFVYFK
- the LOC100712481 gene encoding histone H3 — protein: MARTKQTARKSTGGKAPRKQLATKAARKSAPATGGVKKPHRYRPGTVALREIRRYQKSTELLIRKLPFQRLVREIAQDFKTDLRFQSSAVMALQEASEAYLVGLFEDTNLCAIHAKRVTIMPKDIQLARRIRGERA